A stretch of Lathyrus oleraceus cultivar Zhongwan6 chromosome 6, CAAS_Psat_ZW6_1.0, whole genome shotgun sequence DNA encodes these proteins:
- the LOC127095156 gene encoding uncharacterized protein LOC127095156 produces the protein MHILSFFLALLAIIHGIQAVDYTVTNTALSTSGGVRFRDQIGDQYATQTLDSATRFIRKVFQQNNPTNRKNVQKVSLFIDDMDGVAFTSGNEIHVSARYVNGYSGDVRKEITGVLYHEMTHVWQWNGNGQGNGGLIEGIADYVRLKANYAPTHWVKAGQGDKWDHGYDVTAHFLDYCDSLKNGFVAKLNKLMSSGYSDQFFVQLLGKTVDQLWKEYKAKYGNIA, from the exons ATGCATATCCTCTCTTTTTTCTTAGCACTCCTTGCTATAATACATGGAATACAAGCAGTTGATTACACTGTCACCAACACTGCTCTCTCTACTTCAG GTGGAGTACGTTTCCGTGATCAAATAGGAGATCAATATGCGACACAAACTCTAGACTCTGCCACACGATTCATACGGAAAGTGTTCCAACAAAACAACCCGACCAACCGGAAGAACGTGCAGAAGGTGAGTTTATTCATCGACGACATGGATGGAGTTGCGTTTACAAGCGGTAATGAAATTCATGTTAGTGCAAGATATGTTAATGGCTACAGCGGTGATGTGAGAAAAGAAATTACAGGAGTATTATATCATGAAATGACACATGTTTGGCAGTGGAATGGAAATGGTCAAGGTAATGGTGGACTAATTGAAGGTATAGCAGATTATGTGAGATTGAAAGCAAATTATGCACCTACTCATTGGGTTAAAGCAGGACAAGGAGATAAATGGGATCATGGCTATGATGTTACTGCTCATTTTTTGGATTATTGTGATAGTTTAAAAAATGGATTTGTGGCAAAGTTGAATAAGTTGATGAGCAGTGGTTATAGTGATCAATTCTTTGTTCAGCTTTTGGGGAAGACAGTTGATCAGTTATGGAAAGAGTATAAGGCAAAGTATGGTAATATAGCCTAA